In Pseudochaenichthys georgianus unplaced genomic scaffold, fPseGeo1.2 scaffold_553_arrow_ctg1, whole genome shotgun sequence, a genomic segment contains:
- the LOC117443195 gene encoding carboxypeptidase O-like, whose translation MMYANSGSSQDWARMQGIPLTYTFELRDDGTFGFELPQDQIQPTCEEAYSGALHIITYAHDKTFSGATATAATLWSMLLALGVTGTTLM comes from the exons ATGATGT ACGCCAACTCTGGTTCCTCCCAAGACTGGGCCCGGATGCAGGGAATCCCCTTAACCTACACCTTTGAGCTGAGAGATGACGGGACGTTTGGCTTCGAGCTTCCCCAGGATCAGATCCAGCCGACCTGCGAGGAGGCCTACAGCGGAGCCCTGCACATCATCACCTACGCCCACGACAAGACCTTTAGTGGGGCCACTGCAACCGCTGCAACCCTGTGGAGCATGCTGTTAGCCTTGGGTGTCACCGGCACCACCCtgatgtga
- the nudt15 gene encoding nucleotide triphosphate diphosphatase NUDT15 — MSDKTMKLPGVGVGVLITDSAHPGCVLLGKRRSAMGQGKYQLPGGHLEFGETWEECAHREVLEEAGVCLVNVCYASVVNSIKLEEQHHYVTIIMQGELDRKQSGEPENLEPEKNEGWTWTPWDQFPPEELLFLPLANLRQQGFQPFRNIITSSIETQL, encoded by the exons ATGTCTGATAAAACTATGAAACTTCCAGGAGTTGGGGTCGGGGTTCTGATAACAGACTCAGCCCACCCCGGCTGTGTTCTCCTGGGGAAACGGAGAAGTGCAATGGGCCAAGGGAAGTACCAGCTCCCCGGCGGCCACTTGGAGTTTGG AGAGACGTGGGAGGAGTGTGCTCACAGAGAGGTGTTGGAGGAAGCAGGGGTGTGTTTGGTGAACGTCTGCTATGCCTCGGTGGTGAACTCCATCAAACTGGAGGAGCAGCACCACTACGTCACCATCATCATGCAAGGAGAACTGGACAGGAAGCAGTCAGGAGAGCCAGAGAACCTGGAGCCAGAGAAAAATGAGG GTTGGACCTGGACTCCATGGGACCAGTTTCCTCCAGAGGAACTGCTCTTCTTGCCGTTAGCCAACCTGAGACAACAAGGCTTCCAGCCATTCAGGAACATAATAACCTCCAGCATTGAAACTCAGCTTTAA